One window of the Devosia sp. 2618 genome contains the following:
- a CDS encoding efflux RND transporter permease subunit encodes MSIAQKNERGGTLAALFVRRPVLAAVINAMIVVAGLAALLGVEVRELPSVEQPVLSISTTFTGAAAETVDREVTAVVEGAVARVQGVTGISSSSSTNNSRVTLEFSTSTNLDIATSDVRDALSRITRSLPNGVEAPTIFKADSDAQPVMQLAVTSNTMSVAALSDLVETVIAERLGAVEGVAEVQVYGTRDTAFEVDVDQLKLASLGLTVADIRNALSTIAFDTPAGSINGPNQNISVRAISEVTTPKDFEDIIINGHTRLGDVATVVFDAAASTSSLRSDGKPGIGLGIVRQAQSNTIEISEGIHAAVETLNETLPAGVSINVSSDDAVFIDGALHEVQIALIVSLVVVVAIIFMFLLDWRATIVPALSMPIALLGAVAGIYLAGFSLNIITLLALVLATGLVVDDAIVVLENIVRRKALGAGPRAAAVLGTQEVFFAVVATTLTLAAVFIPLSFLGGQSGRLFREFGFTLAIAVLLSSVVALSMGPMIASRFLKPHKEGHQGGPLGAFGRWLSALYRRTLHIALRNPFVVVLVAVLFAGSSYFVYGNLRQEITPPEDRSQISLRIMAPNTVSLDYVRTRLTQVESMLQPFVDSGEVKSIFVLSGWGSGGSLTLTLASWGERERSQQQIAADITALMAQVPGVRSSIGQGNSLGIRGGGSGLQFAVVGSDYTVLADTAQSISEMLEADGRFGRVTVNFDTTQPQLTLTVDRAKADALGIDINGLATTMQAMIDGSDVGNVFINDKSYTVRMVSTANPVNDPRDLESLFVRTGDGRYVPMSTIATIVESAVPPSLRREQQRRAVPVTASLDGGMALGDAYYQMLEMARPILPEGVSIIPLAEAKTLGESSSALFATFGFALVIILLVLAAQFESLWSAVIVMTTVPFGIAAALYALMVTGGSLNIFSQIGLVLVVGIMAKNGILIVEFANQLRDRGMSVAEAIEEASNIRLRPVMMTMIATILGGMPLVLASGAGAEARTALGWVIVGGLSFAAISTLYLTPVAYLLLARFSKPKAEEEARLERELDDANGLVEPAE; translated from the coding sequence ATGTCGATTGCCCAGAAGAACGAACGCGGCGGCACTCTGGCGGCGCTCTTCGTGCGGCGGCCCGTGCTGGCAGCTGTGATCAATGCCATGATCGTGGTCGCGGGGCTTGCGGCGCTGCTTGGCGTTGAAGTGCGCGAACTCCCCAGCGTCGAACAGCCGGTGCTGTCGATCTCGACCACCTTTACCGGCGCGGCCGCCGAAACGGTCGACCGCGAAGTCACCGCCGTGGTCGAAGGCGCCGTCGCCCGCGTTCAGGGCGTCACCGGCATTTCGTCCAGTTCCTCGACCAATAACAGCCGCGTCACGCTGGAATTTTCCACCAGCACCAATCTCGATATCGCCACCTCCGACGTGCGCGATGCGCTCAGCCGCATCACCCGCAGCCTGCCCAACGGCGTCGAAGCGCCCACCATTTTCAAGGCCGATAGCGACGCCCAGCCAGTCATGCAGCTGGCCGTCACCTCCAACACAATGTCGGTCGCAGCCCTCAGCGATCTGGTCGAAACCGTCATCGCCGAACGCCTCGGCGCCGTCGAAGGCGTGGCCGAAGTGCAGGTCTATGGCACGCGCGATACCGCGTTCGAGGTGGACGTCGACCAGCTCAAACTGGCTAGCCTCGGTCTGACCGTCGCCGACATCCGCAACGCCCTGTCCACCATTGCCTTCGACACCCCAGCCGGTTCGATCAATGGCCCCAACCAGAACATTTCGGTCCGCGCCATCTCCGAAGTCACCACGCCCAAGGACTTCGAAGACATCATCATCAACGGCCACACCCGTCTCGGCGATGTGGCGACCGTGGTGTTCGATGCCGCCGCCAGCACCTCATCGCTGCGCTCCGATGGCAAGCCCGGCATTGGCCTCGGCATCGTCCGTCAGGCGCAGTCCAACACCATCGAGATTTCCGAAGGCATCCACGCCGCCGTCGAAACCCTCAACGAAACCCTGCCCGCCGGCGTTTCGATCAACGTCTCCAGCGACGATGCCGTCTTCATCGACGGCGCTCTGCATGAAGTGCAGATCGCGCTTATCGTCTCGCTGGTCGTCGTCGTCGCCATCATCTTCATGTTCCTGCTCGATTGGCGCGCCACCATCGTGCCGGCGCTCTCCATGCCCATCGCCCTGCTCGGCGCCGTCGCGGGCATTTATCTCGCGGGCTTTTCGCTCAACATCATCACCCTGCTGGCGCTGGTGCTCGCCACCGGCCTCGTGGTCGATGACGCTATCGTGGTGCTCGAAAACATCGTCCGCCGCAAAGCCTTGGGCGCCGGCCCCCGCGCCGCCGCCGTGCTCGGCACGCAGGAAGTGTTCTTCGCCGTCGTCGCCACCACGCTGACGCTGGCCGCTGTGTTCATCCCGCTCTCCTTCCTCGGCGGCCAGTCCGGTCGCCTGTTCCGCGAATTCGGCTTCACCCTCGCCATCGCGGTCCTGCTCTCATCCGTCGTCGCGCTGTCGATGGGCCCGATGATCGCCTCGCGCTTTCTCAAGCCGCACAAGGAAGGCCATCAGGGCGGCCCGCTCGGCGCCTTCGGCCGCTGGCTCTCGGCCCTCTATCGCCGCACGCTCCACATCGCCCTGCGCAACCCCTTCGTCGTGGTGCTGGTCGCGGTGCTCTTCGCCGGCTCGTCCTATTTCGTCTATGGCAATCTCCGACAGGAAATCACCCCGCCCGAAGACCGTTCGCAGATTTCCCTGCGCATCATGGCGCCCAACACCGTCAGCCTCGACTATGTCCGCACCCGCCTGACCCAGGTCGAATCCATGCTGCAGCCCTTCGTCGATAGCGGCGAGGTCAAATCCATCTTCGTGCTGTCCGGCTGGGGCAGCGGCGGTTCGCTCACTCTCACCCTTGCCTCCTGGGGCGAACGCGAGCGCAGCCAGCAGCAGATCGCCGCCGACATCACCGCCCTGATGGCGCAGGTGCCCGGCGTCCGCTCCTCCATCGGTCAGGGCAATAGCCTCGGCATTCGCGGCGGCGGCTCGGGCCTTCAGTTCGCGGTGGTCGGCTCCGACTACACCGTGCTCGCCGACACCGCCCAGTCGATCTCGGAAATGCTCGAAGCCGACGGCCGCTTCGGTCGCGTCACCGTCAATTTCGACACCACCCAGCCACAGTTGACGCTCACCGTCGACCGCGCCAAGGCCGATGCTTTGGGCATCGACATCAATGGCCTCGCCACCACCATGCAGGCCATGATCGATGGCAGCGACGTCGGCAACGTCTTCATCAACGACAAGAGCTACACCGTCCGCATGGTCTCGACCGCCAATCCGGTCAACGACCCGCGCGATCTGGAATCCCTCTTCGTGCGCACCGGCGATGGCCGCTACGTGCCCATGTCCACTATCGCCACCATCGTTGAATCCGCCGTGCCGCCCTCGCTCCGCCGCGAACAGCAACGCCGCGCCGTCCCGGTCACCGCCAGCCTTGATGGCGGCATGGCACTCGGCGACGCCTATTACCAGATGCTCGAAATGGCCCGCCCCATCCTGCCCGAAGGCGTCTCGATCATTCCTCTCGCCGAAGCCAAGACCCTCGGCGAATCAAGCAGCGCTCTGTTCGCCACCTTCGGCTTTGCGCTGGTCATTATCCTGCTCGTGCTCGCCGCCCAGTTCGAAAGCCTGTGGAGCGCCGTCATCGTCATGACCACCGTGCCCTTCGGCATCGCGGCGGCGCTCTATGCACTCATGGTCACGGGAGGCAGTCTCAACATCTTCAGCCAGATTGGGCTGGTGCTCGTCGTGGGCATCATGGCCAAGAACGGCATCCTGATCGTCGAGTTCGCCAATCAGTTGCGCGATCGCGGCATGTCGGTCGCCGAAGCCATCGAGGAAGCCTCCAACATTCGCCTGCGCCCGGTGATGATGACCATGATCGCCACCATTCTGGGCGGCATGCCGCTGGTCCTCGCCAGCGGCGCCGGCGCCGAAGCGCGCACGGCTCTCGGCTGGGTCATCGTCGGCGGCCTCAGCTTTGCCGCCATTTCGACGCTCTACCTCACTCCCGTCGCCTACCTTCTGCTGGCCCGCTTCAGTAAGCCCAAGGCCGAAGAAGAAGCCCGCCTCGAACGCGAACTCGACGACGCCAACGGACTGGTCGAACCCGCGGAATAG
- a CDS encoding helix-turn-helix domain-containing protein encodes MSFLDIGEVTQRTGLSPSALRYYEEIGLISAAARHGLRRQFSSDVLVQLKFIALGKSAGFSLEEIAGMVGKKGTSDLPRDVLRSKADDLDNQIVELTKLSDTLRHIADCSAPSHMECPTFRRLLDGAVKPKARRTKKQPPNRQ; translated from the coding sequence ATGAGTTTTCTCGATATCGGCGAAGTCACGCAGCGGACGGGACTGTCCCCTTCCGCGCTGCGCTATTATGAAGAAATCGGCCTGATATCGGCCGCCGCGCGGCATGGCCTGCGCCGTCAGTTTTCGTCCGACGTTCTGGTGCAGCTCAAGTTCATCGCGCTGGGAAAATCGGCCGGTTTCTCGCTCGAAGAAATCGCCGGCATGGTCGGCAAGAAAGGCACGTCCGACCTGCCGCGCGATGTCCTGCGCAGCAAGGCCGACGACCTCGATAATCAGATCGTGGAACTGACCAAGCTGAGCGACACCCTGCGCCACATCGCCGATTGCTCGGCCCCGTCGCACATGGAATGCCCCACCTTTCGGCGGCTGCTCGATGGTGCGGTCAAGCCAAAAGCCAGACGCACCAAAAAGCAGCCACCGAACAGGCAATAG
- a CDS encoding acyltransferase family protein has product MNLHEATAVARSKSEALAYQPFVDGLRAISILAVVLYHVGLPGVPGGFVGVDVFFVISGYLIISQIVVGFERGRFSMAGFWARRALRILPPYLLVIVVSLVIAPCVLVMPGEFKDFSDQVIWSAGMVVNQLFVGQGGYFDASADLKPLQHLWSLAVEEQFYVVAPLLIGGLWWVSRRMGGQALRIGVSAVLFVVSLALCVYWTGTGDSTNYAFYLMPLRAWEFIAGGAVGCAVPYLLRLPKPVISALTAVGLAMILGAVALFTAATPFPSFWAVIPALGAALLIAGGVAHPAGLVVRGLTWRPMMWIGLISYAWYLWHWPLLAFMRVYNFGEKVMVWDVAMGALSFVLAIGTHLWIERPIREWRQRTRVQMDWRPVLVGVAACAAVAVSGFGFANFVTPPQLGTYQRTDSILHAGDLCRLNLSDPNDTCPIEVEAQLGVLFGDSHSQIERLLFNTIAHRYGAQIASIGGNRCAPILGVDILNGYPEGCDKIKLDGIAAISSGHYKAQFAILAARWAAYNNNPDQRVGGEDGWALAEPGQDVASDQQKALYIEGLRNSIAALEAAGVKRILVQGPTPEWLRRVPECVTRADAMHLSRDANCALPRAVVEARRANVVAWLKEALSAFPEVRFVDPLDVFCDATMCRPYDGQVLLFSDDDHMSEAGQARVYRAFENDFRWAFGAPGSGPRA; this is encoded by the coding sequence ATGAATTTGCATGAGGCCACGGCCGTCGCGCGTAGCAAGAGCGAGGCGCTTGCCTATCAGCCCTTTGTCGATGGGCTGCGCGCCATCTCGATTTTGGCGGTGGTGCTGTACCATGTCGGCCTGCCCGGGGTGCCGGGCGGATTTGTCGGCGTCGACGTGTTTTTCGTCATCTCTGGCTACCTGATCATCAGCCAGATCGTGGTCGGGTTCGAGCGTGGCCGGTTTTCCATGGCCGGGTTCTGGGCGCGGCGGGCGCTGCGGATTTTGCCGCCGTACCTGCTGGTGATCGTCGTCAGCCTCGTGATCGCGCCGTGCGTTTTGGTAATGCCGGGCGAGTTCAAGGATTTCAGCGATCAGGTGATCTGGTCGGCGGGCATGGTGGTGAACCAGCTGTTTGTCGGGCAGGGCGGGTATTTTGATGCGTCCGCTGACCTCAAGCCGCTGCAGCATCTGTGGTCGCTGGCGGTGGAGGAACAGTTTTATGTCGTCGCGCCGCTGCTGATTGGCGGGCTGTGGTGGGTGTCGCGCCGGATGGGCGGGCAGGCGCTGCGGATCGGCGTTTCGGCTGTGTTGTTCGTCGTGTCGCTGGCGCTGTGCGTCTATTGGACCGGGACGGGCGACAGCACCAATTATGCGTTTTATCTGATGCCGCTGCGGGCCTGGGAATTCATTGCCGGTGGGGCGGTGGGGTGTGCGGTGCCCTATCTGCTGCGGCTGCCCAAGCCGGTGATCTCGGCGCTGACGGCGGTGGGATTGGCAATGATCCTCGGAGCGGTGGCGCTGTTCACGGCGGCGACGCCGTTTCCGTCGTTCTGGGCAGTCATCCCGGCCCTGGGCGCGGCGCTATTGATCGCGGGCGGCGTGGCGCATCCGGCGGGACTCGTCGTGCGCGGCCTGACATGGCGGCCGATGATGTGGATCGGGCTGATTTCGTACGCCTGGTATTTGTGGCACTGGCCGCTGCTGGCCTTCATGCGGGTCTATAATTTCGGCGAGAAGGTGATGGTGTGGGACGTGGCGATGGGGGCGCTGTCGTTCGTGCTCGCCATCGGCACGCATCTTTGGATCGAGCGGCCGATCCGCGAATGGCGGCAGCGGACGCGCGTGCAGATGGATTGGCGGCCAGTGCTGGTCGGCGTTGCGGCCTGCGCGGCGGTGGCGGTGAGCGGGTTTGGTTTTGCCAATTTCGTCACGCCGCCACAGCTTGGGACCTATCAGCGAACCGACAGCATTTTGCATGCTGGGGATCTGTGCCGGCTCAATCTGAGCGATCCGAACGACACCTGCCCGATTGAGGTCGAGGCGCAGCTGGGTGTGTTGTTCGGCGACTCGCATTCGCAGATCGAGCGGCTGTTGTTCAATACGATTGCGCATCGTTATGGGGCGCAGATTGCCAGTATCGGGGGCAATCGGTGTGCGCCGATCCTGGGTGTCGATATTCTCAACGGCTACCCGGAAGGCTGCGACAAGATCAAACTGGACGGCATCGCGGCGATCAGCAGCGGGCACTACAAAGCGCAGTTTGCCATTCTGGCGGCGCGGTGGGCGGCCTATAATAACAATCCTGATCAAAGGGTTGGCGGCGAGGACGGTTGGGCGCTGGCGGAGCCGGGGCAGGACGTCGCGAGCGATCAGCAGAAGGCACTCTACATCGAGGGGCTGCGCAACAGCATCGCAGCGCTGGAAGCGGCGGGCGTAAAGCGCATATTGGTGCAGGGGCCGACGCCGGAATGGCTGCGGCGGGTGCCGGAATGTGTGACCCGGGCCGATGCGATGCATCTGAGCCGGGATGCCAATTGTGCGCTGCCACGAGCCGTGGTGGAGGCAAGGCGGGCCAATGTGGTGGCGTGGCTCAAGGAGGCGCTGTCGGCTTTTCCAGAGGTGCGGTTCGTTGATCCGTTGGACGTGTTTTGCGACGCGACGATGTGCCGGCCCTATGACGGGCAGGTGCTGTTGTTCAGCGATGACGACCATATGAGCGAGGCCGGTCAGGCGCGGGTCTATCGCGCGTTCGAGAACGATTTCCGCTGGGCGTTTGGCGCCCCCGGATCAGGTCCGAGGGCCTAG
- a CDS encoding efflux RND transporter periplasmic adaptor subunit, which produces MIRQLLASLIVLVVAALAWVFFVPGSAAILGGYGIHLPFGPSADERPTASGGPGGGQSGRPGGFAGRQTNVVTTPVTLATINDTLSAIGEGTATRSVTVTSPAGGNLAEVLVRPGQIVAAGDVIARLDAEAEQIAFDRAQLAANDANTTLTRTEGLASSSIVATTALTAAQLAAANADLELRNASVALSRRTITSPIAGTIGLLQVTPGNYVAPQTTVTTVDDTSALLVNFWVPERYAASIALGEDVSVRAVALPGRDFQGQISAIDNRIDPASRTLQVQAEIPNDDRALRAGMSFSVSLSFPGEQYPTVNPLAILWSAQGSYVWKYDAGKARRVMAEIIQRNSDGVLVRAELTPSDAIITEGILQLTEGADVTLLEGPDGTTATAQATQP; this is translated from the coding sequence TTGATCCGGCAACTCCTGGCGTCTCTCATTGTTCTGGTCGTGGCGGCTCTCGCCTGGGTGTTTTTCGTCCCCGGCTCAGCAGCCATTCTCGGCGGCTACGGTATCCACCTGCCCTTCGGCCCCTCAGCCGATGAACGCCCCACCGCCTCTGGCGGTCCGGGTGGCGGCCAAAGTGGTCGCCCCGGCGGCTTTGCCGGGCGCCAGACCAATGTCGTCACCACCCCGGTGACGCTCGCCACCATCAACGACACGCTCTCGGCCATCGGCGAAGGCACCGCCACCCGTTCGGTCACTGTCACCTCCCCAGCCGGCGGCAATCTCGCCGAAGTACTGGTGCGCCCCGGTCAGATCGTGGCTGCTGGTGATGTCATCGCCCGCCTCGATGCCGAAGCCGAACAGATCGCATTCGACCGCGCCCAGCTCGCCGCCAATGATGCCAATACCACCCTCACCCGCACCGAGGGTCTGGCCAGCTCGAGCATCGTCGCCACCACCGCGCTGACCGCCGCCCAACTGGCCGCCGCCAATGCCGATCTCGAGCTGCGCAACGCCTCCGTCGCCCTGTCGCGCCGCACCATCACCAGCCCCATTGCCGGCACCATCGGCCTGCTTCAGGTGACGCCAGGCAACTACGTCGCGCCGCAAACCACGGTTACCACCGTCGACGACACCTCGGCGCTACTGGTTAATTTCTGGGTGCCCGAGCGCTACGCGGCCTCCATTGCCCTTGGCGAAGATGTCAGCGTCCGCGCCGTCGCCCTGCCCGGCCGCGATTTCCAAGGCCAGATCAGCGCCATCGACAACCGCATCGACCCAGCCAGCCGCACGCTTCAGGTCCAGGCCGAAATCCCCAATGACGACCGCGCTTTGCGCGCTGGCATGTCCTTTTCGGTCTCGCTCAGCTTCCCCGGCGAACAATATCCAACGGTCAATCCGCTGGCCATTCTCTGGTCAGCCCAAGGCTCCTATGTCTGGAAATACGATGCCGGCAAAGCCCGCCGCGTCATGGCCGAAATCATCCAGCGCAACAGCGACGGCGTCCTCGTGCGCGCCGAACTCACCCCGAGCGACGCCATCATCACCGAAGGCATTTTGCAGCTGACGGAAGGCGCAGACGTCACCTTGCTCGAAGGACCGGACGGAACCACGGCAACGGCCCAGGCCACCCAGCCCTAG
- the sseA gene encoding 3-mercaptopyruvate sulfurtransferase, with the protein MHNPFVTTEWLAAHLSDPNLVVLDGSWHMPNAARNAQAEYLAGHIPGAVFFDIDGVADTSTDLPHMLPSPNDFARMVGALGISDSMTIVIYDELGLFSAPRVWWTFLTMGARDVRILAGGGPKWRTERRPTEVGLVSRAPQVFQTSFDPKRVAHFETVRDRSRDGASQIADARPAPRFHAEVPEPRAGLRAGHIPNSLNVPVSLLTDNGLLKPAAELTQLFADRGLDLSKPIITSCGSGITASTLALALNVAGAEKVAVYDGSWTEWGGRKDAEVVS; encoded by the coding sequence TTGCATAATCCCTTCGTCACCACCGAATGGCTCGCCGCTCATTTGAGCGATCCAAACCTTGTCGTCCTTGATGGCAGCTGGCACATGCCAAATGCGGCGCGCAACGCGCAGGCCGAATATCTGGCGGGTCACATTCCGGGCGCCGTGTTCTTCGATATCGACGGCGTGGCCGATACCAGCACTGATCTGCCCCACATGCTCCCCTCGCCCAATGACTTCGCCCGCATGGTCGGCGCGCTGGGCATTTCCGACAGCATGACAATCGTCATTTATGACGAGCTCGGCCTGTTCTCAGCGCCCCGCGTCTGGTGGACCTTCCTTACCATGGGCGCCCGCGATGTGCGTATCCTCGCCGGTGGCGGTCCCAAATGGCGCACCGAGCGTCGCCCCACCGAAGTGGGCCTCGTCTCGCGCGCGCCACAGGTGTTCCAGACCAGCTTTGATCCAAAACGCGTCGCCCATTTCGAAACCGTGCGCGACCGCAGCCGTGATGGTGCCTCCCAAATCGCAGACGCGCGCCCGGCGCCGCGTTTCCACGCCGAAGTGCCCGAGCCCCGCGCCGGCCTGCGCGCCGGCCACATTCCCAACAGCCTCAATGTCCCGGTCAGCCTTTTGACTGACAATGGCCTGCTCAAGCCCGCCGCCGAACTCACCCAGCTGTTCGCCGATCGTGGCCTCGACCTGTCCAAGCCCATCATCACCTCCTGCGGCTCAGGCATCACCGCCTCGACGCTGGCGCTCGCGCTCAATGTGGCCGGGGCCGAAAAGGTCGCAGTCTACGATGGCTCATGGACCGAATGGGGTGGCCGCAAGGACGCTGAAGTCGTGTCCTAG
- a CDS encoding ABC transporter ATP-binding protein: MAFLNVQNLTKSFGTNTVVKGVSFSFDKGEFISLLGPSGCGKTTILRMIAGFENPTSGSIQVDGQDITHLKPNQRQLGMVFQAYALFPNLTVGDNIGFGLKIAGMPADQRRARVEEMLKLIGLPGFEKRYPYEMSGGQQQRVALARAIAPKPRLLLLDEPLSALDAKIRVSLREQIRAIQLDLGITTVFVTHDQEEALSISDRVVVMNAGNIEQLGSPHEIYNQPATRFVASFVGQLNNIEVNVIDPATRSVSVDGQTITVANLPPDAKANATSLLTLRPEVLSVGPRDGNDITLTGTIADVTFLGSVIRLRVALGKNVVSLDTFNDQRTPPPNRGEPVTISLASKDLLVLQN, translated from the coding sequence ATGGCATTTCTCAACGTCCAGAACCTCACCAAGTCCTTCGGCACCAATACCGTGGTGAAAGGCGTCAGCTTTTCCTTCGACAAGGGTGAGTTCATCTCCCTGCTCGGCCCATCGGGCTGCGGCAAGACCACGATCCTGCGCATGATCGCGGGGTTTGAAAACCCCACCTCGGGGTCCATCCAGGTCGATGGCCAGGACATCACCCACCTCAAGCCAAACCAGCGTCAGCTCGGCATGGTGTTTCAGGCCTATGCCCTGTTCCCCAATCTCACGGTTGGCGACAATATCGGCTTTGGCCTCAAGATCGCCGGCATGCCCGCCGACCAGCGCCGCGCCCGCGTCGAGGAAATGCTCAAGCTGATCGGCCTGCCCGGCTTTGAGAAGCGCTACCCTTACGAAATGAGCGGCGGCCAGCAACAGCGCGTCGCCCTCGCCCGCGCCATCGCCCCCAAGCCGCGTCTTCTGCTGCTCGATGAGCCTCTGTCCGCCCTCGACGCCAAAATCCGCGTCAGCCTGCGCGAACAAATCCGCGCCATCCAGCTCGATCTGGGCATCACCACCGTGTTCGTCACCCACGATCAGGAAGAGGCGCTGTCCATCTCCGACCGCGTCGTGGTGATGAATGCCGGCAATATCGAGCAGCTTGGCTCGCCGCACGAAATCTACAACCAGCCCGCGACCCGCTTCGTTGCCAGCTTCGTCGGTCAGCTCAACAATATCGAAGTCAACGTCATCGACCCCGCCACCCGCTCGGTCTCCGTCGACGGCCAGACCATCACGGTCGCCAATCTGCCGCCCGACGCTAAGGCCAATGCCACGAGCCTGCTGACCCTGCGCCCCGAAGTGCTCTCGGTCGGCCCTCGCGATGGTAATGACATCACGCTGACCGGCACCATTGCCGACGTCACCTTCCTCGGCTCGGTCATCCGCCTGCGCGTCGCGCTCGGCAAGAACGTCGTCAGCCTCGACACCTTCAACGACCAGCGCACGCCCCCGCCCAACCGCGGCGAGCCCGTCACCATCAGCCTCGCCAGCAAGGACTTGCTGGTTCTGCAGAACTGA
- a CDS encoding MFS transporter — MASIGASIENRSSTSAFIALSLATMLATVGTSIANIALPTLAETFSAPFAAVQWVVIAYLAALTLSVAVVGRLGDVFGLRPMYLMGVALFAFASLLCGLAPGLWFLVAARALQGIGAAFMMTLAMALMRQMASDGRVGRAMGTLGTVSALGTALGPALGGVLIATLGWRSIFLVQVLPALAALGLALVYVRRDEARGGVSAFDLAMLLDRKLAPNLIINVLVAAVIMTTLVVGPFYLGLGLGLDSIAVGLVMTVGPAISIASGLPSGWAVDRWGAGRLLVYGLMLMAGGAFLLAVLPNLLGVPGYVVAVAVLTPGYQLFQASNNTVVMTDVAKDRRGVASGLLGMSRNAGLIVGASAMGAVFAYGVGGGELARASSAAVAKGMGLTFGVAGVLMLLALTIVFAGRREAD; from the coding sequence ATGGCGAGCATCGGCGCGTCGATTGAGAATAGGTCCAGTACAAGCGCGTTTATCGCCCTGTCATTGGCGACGATGCTGGCAACTGTGGGCACCAGCATTGCCAATATTGCGCTGCCGACGCTGGCCGAAACGTTTTCGGCGCCTTTCGCTGCGGTGCAATGGGTGGTGATCGCCTATCTCGCGGCGTTGACGCTTTCGGTGGCTGTCGTTGGGCGGCTGGGCGACGTGTTTGGGCTCAGGCCCATGTATCTGATGGGCGTGGCGCTGTTTGCGTTTGCGTCGTTGTTGTGCGGGTTGGCGCCGGGGTTGTGGTTTCTGGTGGCGGCGCGGGCGCTGCAGGGAATTGGCGCGGCGTTCATGATGACGCTGGCCATGGCGCTGATGCGGCAGATGGCCAGTGACGGGCGCGTCGGGAGGGCTATGGGGACGCTAGGCACGGTTTCGGCACTGGGGACGGCGCTTGGTCCAGCGCTGGGTGGCGTACTGATTGCGACGCTGGGTTGGCGCAGTATTTTTCTGGTTCAGGTGCTGCCCGCTTTGGCGGCGCTGGGGTTGGCGCTTGTCTATGTGCGGCGCGATGAGGCGCGAGGTGGGGTGTCGGCGTTCGACCTTGCGATGCTGCTGGACCGGAAGCTGGCGCCCAACCTCATCATCAACGTGCTGGTGGCTGCGGTGATAATGACGACGCTGGTGGTGGGGCCGTTTTATCTCGGGCTCGGTCTGGGGCTGGACAGTATTGCAGTCGGGCTGGTGATGACAGTGGGGCCCGCGATTTCGATTGCCAGCGGGTTGCCGTCTGGGTGGGCGGTGGACCGCTGGGGCGCCGGGCGATTGCTGGTCTATGGGCTGATGTTGATGGCGGGCGGGGCGTTCCTGCTGGCGGTGTTGCCGAACCTCCTTGGTGTGCCGGGATATGTCGTGGCGGTCGCTGTTTTGACGCCGGGATATCAGCTGTTTCAGGCGTCCAATAATACGGTGGTGATGACCGATGTTGCCAAGGATCGCCGGGGCGTGGCGTCAGGCCTGTTGGGCATGTCGCGCAATGCGGGGCTGATCGTGGGGGCGTCGGCGATGGGTGCGGTGTTTGCCTATGGCGTGGGTGGTGGGGAGCTGGCGCGCGCCAGCTCGGCCGCCGTTGCCAAGGGGATGGGGCTGACCTTTGGCGTGGCGGGCGTGCTGATGCTGCTCGCGCTGACCATTGTTTTCGCAGGGCGAAGAGAGGCCGATTGA
- a CDS encoding ABC transporter permease subunit has product MKSNRFWAWVVFLVGASYFIIPLVATFEFSLKMRRGYYSFDSYASVFADPNFQATFLYSTIIGLCSIIVGVLVVVPAVYFVRLRVPKLKPFVEFITLMPLIIPAIVLVYGYIRLYNSSSIIPFTGSALGTDILLTCAYVTLALPYMYRAVDTGMRTIDVQTLTEAAQIAGANTAQIIGQIILPNILVAVLSGAFLTFAIVIGEFTIASLLNRPAFGPYLQNIGANRAYEPAALAIISFIITWGAMGMINVIGRFAPRTSARTD; this is encoded by the coding sequence ATGAAGTCCAACCGGTTCTGGGCCTGGGTCGTCTTCCTTGTCGGCGCGTCCTATTTCATCATTCCGCTTGTCGCCACCTTCGAGTTCTCGCTCAAGATGCGGCGCGGCTATTATAGCTTTGACAGCTACGCCTCGGTCTTTGCCGATCCCAACTTCCAGGCGACCTTCCTCTATTCCACCATTATCGGCCTATGCTCGATCATCGTGGGCGTGCTGGTCGTCGTTCCGGCGGTCTATTTCGTTCGTCTCAGGGTACCAAAGCTCAAGCCATTTGTAGAGTTCATCACCCTGATGCCGCTCATCATCCCGGCCATCGTGCTGGTCTATGGCTACATCCGGCTCTACAATTCAAGCTCGATCATTCCCTTCACCGGCAGCGCGCTCGGCACCGATATCCTGCTGACCTGCGCCTATGTGACCCTTGCCCTGCCCTATATGTATCGGGCCGTGGATACCGGCATGCGCACGATCGACGTGCAGACGCTGACCGAAGCCGCCCAGATCGCTGGTGCCAACACCGCCCAGATCATCGGCCAGATCATCCTGCCCAACATCCTTGTGGCGGTGCTCTCCGGCGCCTTCCTGACCTTTGCGATTGTCATTGGCGAGTTCACCATCGCCAGCCTGCTCAACAGGCCCGCATTCGGTCCATACCTGCAAAACATTGGCGCCAACCGCGCTTATGAGCCAGCAGCGCTGGCCATCATTTCTTTCATCATCACCTGGGGTGCCATGGGCATGATCAATGTCATCGGGCGCTTTGCCCCACGCACTTCCGCCCGGACCGACTGA